One window from the genome of Phocoena phocoena chromosome 15, mPhoPho1.1, whole genome shotgun sequence encodes:
- the CBLN4 gene encoding cerebellin-4, giving the protein MGAGGRALSVVPAVLLALTLPGLPVWAQNDTEPIVLEGKCLVVCDSNPATDSKGSSSSPLGISVRAANSKVAFSAVRSTNHEPSEMSNKTRIIYFDQILVNVGNFFTLESVFVAPRKGIYSFSFHVIKVYQSQTIQVNLMLNGKPVISAFAGDKDVTREAATNGVLLYLDKEDKVYLKLEKGNLVGGWQYSTFSGFLVFPL; this is encoded by the exons ATGGGCGCTGGGGGCCGGGCGCTGTCCGTGGTGCCGGCTGTGCTGCTGGCCCTCACTCTGCCCGGGCTGCCCGTCTGGGCGCAGAACGACACGGAGCCCATCGTGCTGGAAGGCAAGTGCCTCGTGGTGTGCGACTCGAACCCGGCCACGGACTCCAAgggctcctcttcctcccctctggGGATCTCGGTCCGGGCGGCTAACTCCAAGGTCGCCTTCTCGGCGGTGCGGAGCACCAACCACGAGCCGTCAGAGATGAGCAACAAGACGCGCATCATTTACTTCGATCAG ATCCTAGTAAATGTGGGTAATTTTTTCACCCTGGAGTCTGTCTTTGTAGCACCAAGGAAAGGAATTTACAGTTTCAGTTTTCACGTAATTAAAGTCTACCAGAGCCAAACAATCCAG gttAACCTGATGTTAAATGGAAAACCAGTAATATCTGCCTTCGCTGGGGATAAAGACGTTACACGTGAGGCTGCCACGAATGGGGTCCTGCTCTACCTGGATAAAGAGGATAAGGTTTACCTAAAACTGGAGAAAGGTAACTTGGTTGGAGGCTGGCAGTATTCCACGTTCTCTGGCTTTCTGGTGTTCCCCCTATAG